One Streptomyces lincolnensis genomic region harbors:
- a CDS encoding FAD-binding oxidoreductase: protein MLWSGWGDPARATPLPEPVTALLRDLLGVKPRGTRTVPLADIPVPPTPLDATAHRSLAATVGEEHVSVDAETRIRHTRGKSTPDLLRMRDGDAEDIPAAVVLPDSHDEVLAVLRVCAEHRLPVVPFGGGTSVVGGLAPGRRATFVALDLRRMNRLLALDPVSRTATLQPGLRAPRAEALLAEHGFTLGHFPQSYEWATIGGFAATRSSGQASAGYGRFDEMVLGLTLATPEGTLDTGRAPRSAAGPDLRQLLLGSEGAFGVLTSVTVRIRPVPQVRRYEGWRFPSFEEGTAALRRLAQDGPRPTVLRLSDETETLIGLAQPDAIGSSALPQDTGCTAIAGFEGTPEDTVRRRDRAAAVLRDCGGTPLGEEPGERWAHGRYSAPYLRDALLDAGAFAETLETATFWSGVPRLHAAVREALTTTLTGAGTPPLVMCHISHVYENGASLYFTVVCAQADDPLAQWMRAKQAANEAILAAGGTITHHHGVGTDHRDGYLREAGPLGIAALQAVKRRLDPAGLLNPGVLLPTD from the coding sequence ATGCTGTGGAGCGGCTGGGGCGACCCGGCCAGGGCCACGCCCTTGCCGGAACCGGTCACCGCACTGCTGCGCGACCTGCTGGGAGTCAAACCGCGCGGCACCCGGACGGTCCCCCTGGCGGACATCCCCGTCCCTCCGACGCCCCTGGACGCCACCGCCCACCGCTCCCTGGCCGCGACCGTCGGCGAGGAGCACGTCAGCGTCGACGCGGAGACCCGGATCCGGCACACCCGCGGCAAGTCCACGCCCGACCTGCTGCGCATGCGGGACGGCGACGCCGAGGACATCCCGGCGGCCGTGGTCCTCCCGGACAGCCACGACGAAGTGCTGGCCGTCCTGCGCGTGTGCGCCGAGCACCGTCTGCCCGTCGTCCCGTTCGGCGGGGGCACCAGCGTCGTCGGCGGCCTCGCTCCCGGCCGGCGCGCCACGTTCGTCGCCCTGGACCTGCGCCGCATGAACCGCCTGCTCGCCCTCGACCCCGTCTCGCGCACCGCCACCCTGCAACCCGGCCTGCGCGCCCCGCGGGCCGAGGCACTCCTGGCCGAACACGGCTTCACCCTCGGCCACTTCCCCCAGTCCTACGAGTGGGCGACGATCGGCGGATTCGCCGCCACCCGCTCCAGCGGACAGGCCTCCGCGGGCTACGGCCGCTTCGACGAGATGGTCCTCGGACTCACCCTCGCCACCCCCGAGGGCACCCTCGACACGGGCCGCGCCCCCCGCTCGGCCGCCGGACCCGACCTGCGGCAGCTGCTCCTCGGCTCCGAAGGGGCGTTCGGCGTCCTCACGTCCGTGACCGTGCGGATCCGTCCCGTCCCGCAGGTCCGCCGCTACGAGGGCTGGCGGTTCCCCTCCTTCGAGGAGGGCACCGCCGCCCTGCGCCGGCTCGCCCAGGACGGGCCCCGCCCGACCGTCCTGCGGCTGTCCGACGAGACCGAGACACTGATCGGCCTCGCCCAGCCCGACGCCATCGGCTCCTCCGCCCTCCCGCAGGACACCGGCTGCACGGCGATCGCCGGCTTCGAGGGCACCCCGGAGGACACCGTCCGCCGCCGGGACCGCGCCGCGGCCGTCCTCCGTGACTGCGGCGGCACCCCGCTGGGCGAGGAACCGGGCGAACGCTGGGCCCACGGCCGCTACTCGGCCCCCTACCTGCGTGACGCGCTGCTCGACGCCGGGGCGTTCGCGGAGACCCTGGAGACCGCGACCTTCTGGTCCGGCGTCCCCCGGCTCCACGCGGCCGTCCGCGAAGCGCTCACCACCACCCTCACCGGGGCGGGCACCCCGCCCCTGGTCATGTGCCACATCTCCCACGTGTACGAGAACGGCGCCTCGCTGTACTTCACCGTGGTCTGCGCCCAGGCCGACGACCCCCTGGCCCAGTGGATGCGGGCCAAGCAGGCCGCGAACGAGGCGATCCTCGCCGCGGGCGGCACGATCACCCACCACCACGGCGTGGGCACCGACCACCGGGACGGCTACCTCCGGGAAGCGGGCCCCCTCGGCATCGCGGCCCTGCAAGCCGTCAAACGGCGACTGGACCCGGCGGGGCTGCTCAACCCCGGAGTCCTCCTGCCCACAGACTGA
- a CDS encoding diacylglycerol/lipid kinase family protein — protein sequence MRQFTAVVNPTAGGSTGAAALLAVARLLREAGAELETEYSRSLAHARDLARDAGERGRAVLAVGGDGITGCVGGALSGTGTPFGIVPAGRGNDFARALGLPTDPAALARILLDHAPRPVDTIEVRSAVHDRTVVLGSVYAGVDALANRHANHARLLRGTASYYAGGLRAVTTWRPVRYRVTVDGETHDHTGYTVVAANSGYYGSGRVIAPDARLDDGLLDIVMIREAPRRLFFALMNELKTGAHVHRPEVRILRGSRIRIEADRPVPYGADGEVDAVLPVTATVLPGALDVLC from the coding sequence ATGCGACAGTTCACCGCCGTCGTCAACCCCACCGCGGGCGGATCCACCGGGGCCGCGGCCCTGCTCGCCGTGGCGCGCCTGCTGCGGGAGGCGGGGGCGGAGCTGGAGACCGAGTACAGCCGCAGCCTGGCCCACGCCCGGGACCTCGCCCGCGACGCGGGGGAGCGGGGGCGGGCGGTGCTCGCCGTCGGCGGGGACGGCATCACCGGGTGCGTCGGCGGCGCCCTCAGCGGGACCGGCACCCCGTTCGGCATCGTCCCGGCCGGCCGCGGCAACGACTTCGCCCGCGCCCTCGGGCTGCCCACCGACCCCGCCGCCCTGGCCCGGATCCTGCTCGACCACGCGCCCCGCCCGGTCGACACCATCGAGGTCCGCTCGGCCGTCCACGACCGCACCGTCGTCCTCGGCAGCGTCTACGCGGGCGTCGACGCGCTGGCCAACCGCCACGCCAACCACGCACGGCTCCTGCGCGGCACCGCCTCCTACTACGCGGGCGGACTGCGGGCGGTCACCACCTGGCGACCGGTGCGCTACCGGGTCACCGTCGACGGCGAGACGCACGACCACACCGGCTACACGGTGGTCGCCGCGAACTCCGGCTACTACGGTTCCGGCCGCGTCATCGCCCCCGACGCGCGCCTGGACGACGGGCTCCTGGACATCGTCATGATCCGCGAGGCCCCGCGCCGGCTGTTCTTCGCCCTGATGAACGAGCTGAAGACCGGCGCGCACGTGCACCGCCCCGAAGTGCGGATCCTGCGCGGCAGCCGGATCCGCATCGAGGCGGACCGCCCGGTGCCCTACGGCGCCGACGGCGAGGTCGACGCCGTCCTGCCGGTCACGGCCACGGTGCTGCCCGGCGCGCTCGACGTGCTGTGCTGA
- a CDS encoding CsbD family protein: MAGDQKAKGKKEQAKGKAKETMGRAVGNERMEAEGRAEQAKGDARQAKEKTKDVFKH; this comes from the coding sequence GTGGCCGGAGACCAGAAGGCCAAGGGCAAGAAGGAACAGGCCAAGGGCAAGGCCAAGGAAACGATGGGCCGTGCCGTGGGTAACGAGCGCATGGAGGCCGAGGGCCGCGCCGAGCAGGCCAAGGGCGACGCCCGCCAGGCCAAGGAGAAGACCAAGGACGTCTTCAAGCACTGA
- a CDS encoding cutinase family protein, which translates to MRIRLCLAALSLAGGAGLATVAAPTATAAACTDVDVVAARGTFEPGTLGFIVGDPVYSAIQKKITGKTLSSYKVNYPADLSPTSAAQGNADLVNHVRSQAASCPNQRFVLVGYSQGANVVDNSIGISSAGAVVGSPIVATIPATLEPRVAAVLLFGNPIRALGKSVTGTYQSRTIDFCAQGDPVCESGGNDVGAHLGYTANADAAATFAAGKV; encoded by the coding sequence ATGCGTATCCGCTTGTGTCTCGCCGCGCTCTCGTTGGCCGGCGGGGCCGGCCTCGCCACCGTCGCGGCCCCCACCGCGACGGCCGCTGCCTGCACCGACGTCGACGTCGTGGCAGCTCGCGGCACCTTCGAACCGGGCACGCTCGGTTTCATCGTCGGCGACCCGGTGTATTCCGCGATCCAGAAGAAAATCACCGGAAAAACCCTGTCCAGCTACAAGGTGAACTATCCCGCCGACCTTTCCCCGACGTCGGCCGCGCAAGGAAACGCGGACCTCGTCAATCACGTCCGAAGTCAGGCGGCTTCATGTCCGAACCAGCGTTTCGTGCTGGTGGGCTATTCGCAGGGCGCGAACGTCGTCGACAACTCGATCGGCATCAGCAGTGCGGGCGCGGTCGTCGGCAGCCCCATCGTCGCGACCATCCCCGCGACGCTCGAACCGAGAGTCGCCGCCGTGCTGCTGTTCGGCAACCCCATCCGGGCACTCGGCAAGAGCGTCACCGGCACGTACCAGAGCCGCACCATCGACTTCTGCGCCCAGGGCGACCCCGTCTGTGAGTCCGGCGGGAACGACGTCGGGGCACACCTCGGCTACACGGCCAACGCCGACGCGGCGGCCACCTTCGCCGCCGGCAAGGTGTGA
- a CDS encoding PucR family transcriptional regulator gives MASPAPHGGLSGSGAVSVPPELAKVLRDELETVADEVEAEVCRHVPEYAQPDNPVYRDGLRAGVVQALTLFVDHIADPCGAGDTITATYHELGRSVAQEGSSLDTLQSALRVGGMHAWRRMSRTAEELGLDSTVVAALGELAFRTVHEVAEAAAAGYSEARLGDTGELERRRKRLLGLLLGDGPVALEAVQDLAHGARWTVPRQVAVVTLAAGPDQQEEDRPLATAGALVDMESRPPRMLLPDPDGSGRFGGRAFALALRGRPAAIGPTVPLAEAPRSLHWASRALGLMGRGILPRQGVVRCSDHLSTLLLHNDEPLLDHLRAQVLAPLNAVSAGQRPRLAETLLAWLLSGSNVPDVALRLHVHPQTVRYRLRQLEKLFGDALHDPDTRLDLVLALRVEAQKPEAIP, from the coding sequence ATGGCGTCTCCCGCCCCGCACGGCGGACTGTCCGGCTCTGGCGCCGTATCGGTACCGCCCGAACTCGCGAAGGTGCTGCGCGACGAGTTGGAGACGGTCGCCGACGAAGTGGAGGCGGAGGTCTGCCGCCATGTCCCGGAGTACGCGCAACCGGACAACCCCGTCTATCGCGACGGCCTCAGAGCCGGAGTCGTGCAGGCCCTGACTCTGTTCGTCGACCACATCGCCGACCCGTGCGGTGCGGGCGACACCATCACCGCCACATACCACGAGCTCGGCCGCAGTGTGGCGCAGGAGGGAAGCAGCCTGGACACGCTCCAGTCCGCACTGCGGGTGGGCGGCATGCACGCCTGGCGACGCATGAGCCGCACCGCGGAGGAGCTGGGCCTGGACTCCACGGTCGTGGCCGCGCTCGGCGAGCTGGCCTTCCGGACCGTTCACGAGGTCGCCGAGGCGGCCGCGGCCGGCTACTCGGAGGCCCGGCTGGGCGACACGGGCGAGCTGGAGCGGCGGCGCAAGCGCCTGCTCGGCCTGCTGCTCGGTGACGGGCCGGTGGCCCTGGAGGCCGTGCAGGACCTGGCGCACGGCGCGCGCTGGACGGTACCGCGGCAAGTCGCGGTGGTCACGCTCGCGGCCGGTCCGGACCAGCAGGAGGAGGACCGGCCGCTGGCCACCGCGGGCGCGCTGGTGGACATGGAGTCCCGGCCGCCGCGCATGCTGCTGCCCGACCCGGACGGTTCCGGCCGGTTCGGCGGCCGGGCGTTCGCGCTCGCGTTGCGCGGCCGCCCGGCCGCGATCGGGCCGACGGTGCCGCTCGCCGAGGCGCCGCGGTCGCTGCACTGGGCCAGCCGGGCCCTGGGCCTGATGGGCCGTGGGATTCTGCCCCGGCAGGGGGTGGTGCGGTGCTCCGACCACCTGTCGACACTGCTGCTGCACAACGACGAGCCTCTGCTCGACCACTTGCGGGCGCAGGTCCTGGCGCCGCTGAACGCCGTGTCGGCGGGCCAGCGTCCGCGGCTCGCGGAGACGCTGCTGGCCTGGCTGTTGAGCGGCAGCAACGTCCCCGACGTGGCCCTGCGGCTGCATGTGCATCCGCAGACGGTGCGCTACCGCCTGCGGCAGTTGGAGAAGTTGTTCGGCGACGCCCTGCACGATCCGGACACGCGCCTGGACCTCGTTCTCGCTTTGCGCGTGGAGGCACAAAAACCCGAGGCAATTCCATAA
- a CDS encoding alpha/beta hydrolase codes for MSDHSTAVSRRTVTRAAAVAGLAALFGAKATAGRARAATRLGPRTLDVTVTSAALGRGAPVRLILPSSFATQPNRTYPVLYLLHGAHDDYTSWTRETDIEAFTEGRDLIVAMPDAGPTGIPSVWRDGADYERFQLEEVPALLRRDYRASGVRVVAGVSTGGYGAMAHAARHPGAFAAAASYSGILDTTAPGVPAIMNAIVARENLAPLSLWGNPLLNLFTWRDFNPRARAEGLRGTPLYVSNGSGLVGGGGDPLPGVLESALWPSAHVFTDTLARLRIPVTTHFYTGGGHSWAYWKGEFTASWPMLAHALGVPE; via the coding sequence ATGTCCGACCACAGCACCGCCGTGTCCCGGCGCACCGTCACCAGGGCAGCCGCCGTCGCCGGCCTGGCCGCCCTGTTCGGGGCCAAGGCCACAGCAGGACGCGCCCGGGCCGCGACCCGACTCGGGCCGCGCACCCTGGACGTCACCGTCACCTCCGCCGCGCTCGGCCGCGGCGCCCCCGTGCGGCTGATCCTGCCGTCGAGCTTCGCCACGCAGCCGAACCGGACCTACCCGGTCCTGTATCTGCTGCACGGCGCCCACGACGACTACACGTCCTGGACCCGGGAGACCGACATCGAGGCCTTCACCGAGGGCCGCGACCTGATCGTGGCGATGCCCGACGCGGGCCCCACCGGCATCCCGAGCGTCTGGCGCGACGGCGCCGACTACGAGAGGTTCCAGCTGGAGGAGGTGCCCGCGCTGCTCCGGCGCGACTACCGGGCCTCCGGGGTCCGGGTGGTGGCCGGGGTGTCCACCGGCGGATACGGGGCGATGGCGCACGCGGCCCGCCATCCCGGCGCGTTCGCCGCGGCGGCCTCCTACAGCGGCATCCTCGACACCACCGCGCCGGGTGTCCCGGCCATCATGAACGCCATCGTGGCCCGCGAGAACCTCGCGCCCCTCTCGCTGTGGGGCAACCCGCTGCTGAACCTGTTCACCTGGCGCGACTTCAACCCGCGGGCCCGCGCCGAGGGGCTGCGCGGCACCCCGCTGTACGTCTCCAACGGCAGCGGGCTGGTCGGCGGGGGCGGCGATCCGCTGCCCGGGGTGCTGGAAAGCGCCCTGTGGCCCTCCGCCCACGTCTTCACCGACACCCTCGCCCGCCTGCGCATCCCGGTCACCACGCACTTCTATACGGGAGGAGGACACAGCTGGGCCTACTGGAAAGGGGAGTTCACCGCCTCGTGGCCGATGCTCGCCCATGCTTTGGGCGTGCCCGAGTGA
- a CDS encoding type I polyketide synthase encodes MTDLASAAALRRLIAERVSAWTGTPAATVPMDRPLADLGMSSRDAVVLAGELSHALGRELPATLLWEAPTGEALVTRLCGGAGRAAVTADSSHSSSASAASSASSTSSTPSTSYDEPVAVVGVGCRLPGGVHGPADYWRLLSDGVDAIRRVPEDRWRDFTPFPPADAPRYGGYLDDVAGFDADFFHITPREAAVMDPQQRILLEVVHETLAHAAVPAASLAGTATGVFVGISAPEYGQLTGADPAAVDPWAPAGAALSVAAGRLAYVLDTHGPSMAVDTACSSSLVAVHHACVSLRTGESDTAIAAGVNLLLSPVVGVAFGRAGALAPDGRCKPFSAAADGIGRGEGCAAVLLKRLSDAERDGDRILAVIRATAVNSDGRSGGLMAPNPAAQQAVLRSAYARAGLAPASVDHVEAHGTGTPLGDPIEAGALGAVLGRDRDPDQPLLLGSVKSNLGHLESAAGIAGLVKTVLALHHDQIPPTLHCADSGVGNDDRLRVVTDPEPWPRYGGTATAGVSGFGFGGTNAHAVLEEWRPGALLPLSPDEPAARLYPLSDLDPERLRDTAARLGDWLRTPEGQAARPADVARTLAGRTGRGPVRAAVTARDRDELTDALGALASSAPHPAVTTGDRDLVGPGSVWVFSGYGGQWAGMGRRLLAEEPAFAAAVEKLDPQLAPECGLSLYDHLASGDDLDRLEVAQPVLFGLQVALAELWRSRGLEPAAVIGHSMGEVAAAVCAGALDVPDAARVIAVRARLLSRLSGGAMAVVDVADAELDALREDFPGVHVAVHSSPRQKVVTGQEAEVNRLVRRLEKEGRAARAMRVVGAGHSPQVDALLPELTGALSGVRGRRPRVPVYSTVLDDPRGDCVFDAAHWAANLRRPVRLDRAVAAASADGHTAFVEISPHPVLTRAVADTAPDALLVGTLRRDADDSAAFVRQVGTLYAAGARLPLPPGRVVDLPTPRWRHVRYWWTDGVRDPGPAAPAHRPEPAPAREPGSVLARLAHHIAAVTGHPSNRITPGTAWADLGLDSLMAVRIRTAVEREFGIDLPLRDLLGTATVEEAAARVRRALPPQGSVLRPLRTTGSRPPLFLFHAAGGSTDVYRTLAERLGDDRPVYGLDRMEDAPTVVEKARRCAEIIAATHPDGPCLLGGWSFGGFLAQETARHLTAAGRTVDLVVLIDSVRPLPLPDRIRAHLEGFARHVADAYGAQLDLPYDELVAMDDDGARIDFVLRAVREAAEVPSAALEHQRDSYLDLRTGEAHRPGRYEGRVVLYRAGETAPHTVRDPAYERDDRALGWDEVCPRLEVVPVGGHHLSLLDPPWVDEIAVHLRRVLAEETP; translated from the coding sequence ATGACGGACCTCGCCTCGGCGGCCGCGCTGCGCCGTCTGATCGCCGAAAGAGTGTCCGCCTGGACCGGCACGCCCGCCGCGACCGTCCCGATGGACCGCCCGCTCGCCGACCTCGGCATGTCCTCGCGGGACGCGGTGGTCCTCGCCGGGGAGCTCTCCCACGCCCTGGGACGCGAACTGCCCGCGACGCTGCTGTGGGAGGCGCCCACGGGCGAGGCCCTGGTGACGCGGCTGTGCGGCGGGGCGGGACGGGCCGCCGTCACGGCGGACTCGTCGCACTCCTCCTCGGCATCCGCCGCCTCCTCCGCCTCCTCTACTTCCTCTACGCCCTCTACTTCCTACGACGAGCCCGTGGCCGTGGTCGGGGTCGGTTGCCGGCTCCCGGGCGGGGTGCACGGTCCCGCCGACTACTGGCGGCTGCTCAGTGACGGCGTCGACGCGATCCGGCGGGTTCCCGAGGACCGGTGGCGCGACTTCACCCCGTTCCCGCCCGCCGACGCGCCCCGGTACGGCGGCTATCTCGACGACGTGGCCGGCTTCGACGCGGACTTCTTCCACATCACCCCGCGCGAGGCCGCGGTGATGGACCCGCAGCAGCGGATCCTCCTGGAGGTCGTCCACGAGACCCTGGCCCACGCCGCCGTGCCGGCCGCCTCGCTCGCCGGCACGGCCACCGGTGTCTTCGTGGGCATCTCCGCCCCGGAGTACGGGCAGCTCACGGGCGCCGACCCGGCCGCCGTCGACCCCTGGGCGCCGGCGGGCGCGGCGCTGAGCGTGGCGGCGGGGCGGCTGGCGTACGTGCTGGACACGCACGGGCCGAGCATGGCCGTGGACACCGCGTGCTCCTCCTCCCTGGTCGCCGTGCACCACGCCTGCGTCAGCCTGCGCACGGGCGAGAGCGACACGGCGATCGCCGCCGGGGTCAACCTGCTCCTCTCCCCCGTCGTCGGCGTGGCGTTCGGGCGGGCCGGTGCCCTCGCGCCGGACGGGCGGTGCAAGCCGTTCTCGGCGGCAGCCGACGGCATCGGGCGCGGCGAGGGCTGTGCGGCCGTGCTGCTGAAGCGGCTCTCGGACGCCGAACGGGACGGCGACCGGATCCTGGCCGTCATCCGTGCCACCGCCGTGAACTCCGACGGCCGCTCGGGCGGTCTCATGGCGCCCAACCCGGCCGCGCAGCAGGCAGTGCTGCGCTCCGCGTACGCGCGGGCCGGTCTCGCCCCGGCGTCCGTCGACCACGTCGAGGCGCACGGCACCGGAACCCCGCTCGGTGACCCGATCGAGGCGGGCGCGCTCGGCGCCGTGCTCGGCCGGGACCGGGACCCCGACCAGCCGCTGCTGCTCGGCTCCGTGAAGAGCAACCTGGGCCATCTGGAGTCCGCGGCGGGCATCGCCGGTCTGGTGAAGACGGTCCTCGCCCTGCACCACGACCAGATCCCGCCCACCCTGCACTGCGCCGACAGCGGCGTCGGGAACGACGACCGGCTGCGCGTGGTGACCGACCCCGAGCCCTGGCCCCGCTACGGCGGCACGGCCACCGCCGGGGTCTCCGGCTTCGGGTTCGGCGGCACCAACGCCCATGCCGTACTGGAGGAATGGCGGCCCGGCGCCCTGCTGCCGCTGTCGCCGGACGAGCCGGCCGCCCGTCTGTACCCGCTCTCCGACCTCGACCCCGAGCGGCTCCGCGACACCGCCGCCCGGCTGGGCGACTGGCTGCGCACCCCCGAAGGACAGGCCGCACGCCCTGCCGACGTGGCGCGGACGCTCGCCGGACGCACCGGCCGCGGCCCCGTACGGGCCGCCGTCACGGCCCGCGACCGGGACGAACTCACCGACGCCCTGGGCGCGTTGGCGTCGAGCGCCCCGCACCCCGCGGTCACCACGGGCGATCGCGACCTGGTGGGGCCCGGTTCCGTCTGGGTGTTCTCCGGCTACGGCGGCCAGTGGGCCGGCATGGGGCGGCGCCTGCTGGCCGAGGAGCCCGCGTTCGCCGCCGCGGTGGAGAAGCTCGATCCCCAACTGGCCCCCGAGTGCGGCCTGTCGCTCTACGACCATCTCGCCTCCGGTGACGACCTCGACCGCCTGGAGGTCGCCCAGCCCGTCCTGTTCGGGCTCCAGGTGGCGCTCGCCGAGCTGTGGCGTTCGAGGGGTCTGGAACCCGCCGCGGTGATCGGGCACTCCATGGGCGAGGTGGCCGCCGCCGTGTGCGCGGGCGCCCTGGACGTGCCCGACGCGGCCCGCGTCATCGCCGTACGGGCCCGGCTGCTCAGCAGACTGAGCGGCGGCGCGATGGCCGTGGTCGACGTGGCGGACGCCGAACTGGACGCGCTGCGCGAAGACTTCCCCGGCGTCCATGTCGCCGTGCATTCCTCGCCCCGGCAGAAGGTCGTCACCGGTCAGGAGGCCGAGGTCAACCGGCTCGTACGGCGGCTGGAGAAGGAAGGCCGGGCCGCCCGTGCGATGCGGGTGGTCGGCGCCGGTCACTCGCCCCAAGTGGACGCCCTGCTGCCGGAGTTGACCGGCGCCTTGTCCGGCGTGCGGGGGCGGCGGCCGCGTGTGCCCGTCTACTCCACGGTCCTGGACGACCCGCGCGGCGACTGCGTCTTCGACGCCGCCCACTGGGCCGCCAACCTGCGGCGACCGGTACGCCTGGACCGGGCGGTCGCGGCGGCCTCGGCGGACGGCCACACCGCGTTCGTCGAGATCTCGCCCCACCCGGTCCTGACCCGGGCCGTCGCCGACACCGCCCCGGACGCGCTGCTCGTCGGCACGCTGCGACGGGACGCGGACGACTCCGCCGCGTTCGTACGGCAGGTGGGCACGCTGTACGCCGCGGGCGCGCGGCTGCCGCTGCCGCCCGGCCGGGTCGTCGACCTGCCCACGCCACGGTGGCGGCATGTCCGGTACTGGTGGACGGACGGCGTCCGCGACCCCGGCCCGGCCGCACCGGCACACCGCCCCGAACCCGCGCCTGCGCGCGAGCCCGGCTCCGTCCTGGCCCGGCTGGCGCACCACATCGCCGCCGTCACCGGACACCCCTCGAACCGCATCACACCCGGCACGGCCTGGGCGGACCTCGGCCTGGACTCGCTCATGGCCGTCCGTATCCGTACGGCGGTGGAGCGCGAGTTCGGGATCGACCTGCCGCTGCGGGACCTGCTGGGCACCGCGACCGTCGAGGAGGCGGCCGCCCGCGTCCGGCGCGCGCTGCCTCCTCAGGGCTCGGTCCTTCGGCCGCTGCGGACCACGGGCTCCCGGCCTCCGCTGTTCCTGTTCCACGCCGCCGGCGGCTCCACCGACGTCTACCGCACGCTCGCCGAACGCCTCGGCGACGACCGGCCGGTGTACGGACTGGACCGGATGGAGGACGCGCCCACAGTGGTGGAGAAGGCCCGCCGCTGTGCCGAGATCATCGCCGCCACACACCCCGACGGGCCCTGTCTGCTGGGGGGTTGGTCGTTCGGCGGCTTCCTCGCCCAGGAGACCGCGCGGCACCTGACCGCCGCCGGGCGGACGGTGGACCTGGTGGTCCTCATCGACTCCGTACGGCCCCTGCCCCTGCCCGACCGGATCCGCGCCCACCTGGAGGGCTTCGCCCGGCACGTCGCCGACGCCTACGGCGCTCAGCTGGACCTGCCGTACGACGAGCTCGTGGCGATGGACGACGACGGCGCGCGGATCGACTTCGTGCTGCGGGCCGTGCGCGAGGCCGCCGAGGTGCCGTCCGCCGCGCTGGAGCACCAGCGGGACTCCTACCTGGACCTGCGGACCGGCGAGGCCCATCGGCCCGGCCGGTACGAGGGCCGAGTGGTGCTGTACCGGGCCGGTGAGACGGCGCCGCACACCGTGCGCGACCCGGCCTACGAGCGCGACGACCGGGCGCTGGGCTGGGACGAGGTGTGCCCGCGGCTGGAGGTCGTGCCGGTGGGAGGACACCATCTGTCGCTGCTCGACCCGCCGTGGGTCGACGAGATCGCCGTCCATCTGCGGCGGGTGCTCGCCGAGGAGACCCCGTGA